Below is a genomic region from Coleofasciculus sp. FACHB-1120.
TCCGGTCAAGCGTTGGCTTGATTAAATTGCTAAAGCAAACAAGGAAGCATACACCAGTTGTCCAGACTCTTCGACCAACTGACCCGCAAAGTTTTTTTCTTTACAGGTATGCAGCCGCAGACTCAAGAAGCGTTCTTCTTCTTTGAGCTGAAATTTTTCTGCGGGTGTTTGACTTAGCCAATTGCTAACTTGTAACTGCTTTTCCTGACGGCTTTTGTGCAACTGCTGGCGCAGTTCTTGCAGATTGCTGGCTGCAAAAGGAAGCACGGGTTTGTCGCTTGCTTTTGCTTGCTTTTGGGCATACATTGCCGCCACACCATAGCAGAAGCAAACGAGAGGCATCCACACTTCCCGGAAGTAAGCCGCCGTGGGAGCAATTTCCACGCCAACTAACTGATTCCGAATCAAGAACAATGCCCCGGTTTGCTGGGGAAGCAATTCAAATTGGCTTTGATATTGCGTCAGAAAGGTGCGTTTTTTACTGAGAATTTGCTCTAAGTGACCGCGTTGAGGTAAATCAAACCGCTGATTTAGACGCTCAATTTCTTTCCAGAGTTTGCTGTAGTCTTCCTGACCCCGGAGTTTCAACGCTTGAAAGCGCAATTGCAGGGGGAGAATGAAGAACCATTGTTCTCGACCTTCCAAATAACCGCCTTGACCAGATTGCACGCAGCAGGCATCTTCAAACATGAGTTTCTGTCCCGCAGCAATAAATGCTGACCGACACAAAGCATGATTTTGGGCTTGGTCTTGGATATAACCCATGTGCAAGGGAACGATTGCCACACTCGTTGATGGGTTATGGAGTTCTACATTTCCATAGCCGTGAACTCGACTGAGTTTTAACCCAGACAGGGGACTGGTAAATTGACCCGGACAATCTGGGCTAAAGATAGGGACTACAGTCATGGCTCCAGACTGTTGAGGAATTCCTAAATGATAAGGAGAGAGATCGACTTGGTTGGGAATGAATAACTCTAATGGCTGGTAGTCCATGTGGCTAACTCCTTTTCTTGGAATGTGAGTTTTTGGCGGAGGAATTCCTGCAAAGAAGCTTCGGTTTGCTTTGCACCCGCGATCCGAAGGCTGCGCGGTAGCGCAATCGCAAATAGCGAATTTAGTAAGTCTTCAAAATCGTCTTGATGCCAGAATTCTCTTTGGAGGAGATTAGCCGCAGGTCGTCTCAATTCCAAGTCATCCAGCGCCGTAAACTTGCTATGACAGAA
It encodes:
- a CDS encoding DUF6569 family protein — encoded protein: MDYQPLELFIPNQVDLSPYHLGIPQQSGAMTVVPIFSPDCPGQFTSPLSGLKLSRVHGYGNVELHNPSTSVAIVPLHMGYIQDQAQNHALCRSAFIAAGQKLMFEDACCVQSGQGGYLEGREQWFFILPLQLRFQALKLRGQEDYSKLWKEIERLNQRFDLPQRGHLEQILSKKRTFLTQYQSQFELLPQQTGALFLIRNQLVGVEIAPTAAYFREVWMPLVCFCYGVAAMYAQKQAKASDKPVLPFAASNLQELRQQLHKSRQEKQLQVSNWLSQTPAEKFQLKEEERFLSLRLHTCKEKNFAGQLVEESGQLVYASLFALAI